Below is a genomic region from Glaciihabitans sp. INWT7.
TAATAGTCGCGTCGCGTGACCCCGTAGCCGAGCGCGAACGGGAATGTCACGTTGATGGCCTGGATGGCGACGATCAGCATGTACACGAAGATGTAGAAGCTCGAGCCGCTGTATTGCAGGCCGTCGGCGACATCCCCGCGGTTCGTGGTGCCCTGCACCGACCAATAGACGATGAGCCAGATCACCAGGTTGGCCAGGAAGATGGTTCCGAGGATGATCCACGGCAGCACGATCGTGCCCCACGGGTTGGCGAAATGCAGACGCACAATGCGCCCGATGCGCTGGGTGCCCGTTGTGGGCACCACCCTCGTGAACAGTGCGGTCGTCGTCATGATGCTGCCTCGAATTCCTTCTCGCTCGAGCTGGTTCGGCGGATGATGAGCTGCTGGAGCGAGACCGGAGCGAGCTCGAGGCCGGCTGCGGTCGCTTCAAGTCGATCCTGGGCAGAGAATCCCTCCACCGTCGCCGACGCCAGCCCTCCGATGCCGTCCCGGTGCAGGATCTCGCGGCCGGCGAGGAACGCGTCTACGGATGCCTTCGGGCCGACGACATTCGTCGCGGATCCTCGCAACGTCTCGGCGTCCTCATCGATGATGACTCGCCCCTCGTCGATCACGAGAACGTGCTCGAGCAGGTTCGATACCTCGTCGATGAGATGGGTGGAGAGCACGACAGTGCGCGGATGCTCCACGTAGTCCCCCAGCAGGCGATCGTAGAAGAGTTGCCGCGCGACGGCGTCGAGGCCGAGGTAGGGCTCGTCGAAGAAGGTGAGCGGTGCGCGGGACGCGAGTCCGACCACTACACCGATGGCCGAGACCTGTCCGCGGGAGAGCTTCTTGATCCGGCGATTGAGCGGCACCCGGAATTCCTCGATGAGCTGTTCGGCGAACTCTGCATCCCAGTTGGCGAAGAACCACGGGGCACTCGCGAACACGTGGCGCGGCCGGAAGTCCTCGGGGTACCGCTGCCCCTCCTTGATGAAACAGATGTTCTGCAACACCGCGGCATTCTCGACCGGGGATTCGCCGAAGATGCTGATCGAGCCGCTCGTGGCGAACTCCTGCCCGGTGAGCAGCTGCATCATCGTCGTCTTGCCAGCGCCATTGCGGCCGAGCAGCCCGCAGATCGTGTTCTCCTCGACGGCGAAGGTGGCGGCATCCACCGCCGTCACACCGCGGTAGCGCTTGGTGAGGTTTTCGACCTCGATGACTGCGGTCATTTCGTGCCCTCCCTGTCGACCGGGCCTGTCCCAGCCCCGTCGGTGTGGAACATGCTGGTTTCGATCATGCTGCTGAGCTGCCCGGGGGTGATCCCGAGTTTCGAGGCCTCGGCGATCAGGGGACGCACGAATTCCACGAGGAACTCATCGCGTCGCCTCGACATCAGACGCTCTCTCGCTCCGGCGACCACGAACATGCCGATGCCGCGCTTCTTGTAGATGACGCCGGCGTCGACGAGCAGGTTGACACCCTTGAGCGCGGTGGCCGGGTTGATGCGGTAGAACGCGGCGAACTCGTTGGTCGAGGGCACCTGGGACACCTCCGCCACGAGACCGGCGATGATGTCGTTCTCCACCTGCTCCGCGATCTGGAGGAAGATGGGCCGCGAATCGTCCATGGTGTCCCTCCCGCCGCTCGGTTAGTTGGTGCAGTAACTAACTAAGCAGGCGCGAAGGCGCCTGTCAACCCTTCACGGCAGCCCGATTCGCCGCGATGACCAGTTCGCCCATCGCACGGGCGCGCCGAGCGGCCCGGGGGTCACCGGCTGCCGCCTGCACGATGCACCCCTTCATCAGGATGAACCACACCCGGGCGAACTCCTCCGGATCAGTGAGGCCGGCCTCTGCGGCGAAACCGCTCACGACCGTGCCGATCGTGGCGAGGTGGGCGGAGCTCGCTCGACCGAGCGGGTGATCCATCCCCATCTCCAGGATCACCTTGACGAAGGTGCACGCCTCGAAATCGTCGCGCTGGAACCATCCGTCGAACACGTCGAAGATGGCGAGCAAGCGACCCTCCGGCTGGTCGGAGAGGGATCGCGCACCGCTGTCGACGATGCCGAAGGTCCAGTCGGTCTCGCGGCGCTTCAGGATGGCGAGAACGAGATCGTCCTTCGTCGGGAAGTGGCGGTAGAGCGTCGCCTTAGCGACTCCCGAGGCGAGAACGACCTCGTCCATCGCGACATCCCGGATCGCTCGCCGACAGAACAGCCGGTAGCCGGCCTCGATGATGCGCTCGTGGGAGTCCGCGAAGGCGGGGGCTCTGCCGGCCGGTGAGATGGCGGCGATCACCGGGGTGGGGGCGGCGACAGTCATGGGTTCACTCCCGAACAGGTCTGCGGGGTCTGAGCAAACCTGGGTGCGCGACACTGGCGCGTTCATACTCGACCGATCGTAGTCCGTCAAGGAGTGCGGCGAGTCATAGACAAGACAGTGCAGTCTCTGTTTTGATTAGGCAAGCCGGGTCAGAGGTGACGAAGGCATAGGCAGGGGCACAGCAATGAAGAGTTTCGAGGATGTCCTCCACAACTTCGACACGTCGCCGACGGCGCCCGATACCCCGCTGGACACTGCAACCATCGTTCTCGACGAGTCGGTACTTCCCGCGCCGGTCTCGTCATTCGAACATGTCGCGCGCTCCACGGCGAGCCGCGAGTCTCTCGTTCCGCCCAGACCCCTGTGGCCGTTCGGCCTTCGCACGCACCCTCACCGTCAGGCCAGTTGAGGCCGAGGGACATTCGTCGCGCCGACGGAGGTCGCGGTGGAGAATGGATGCATGGCTGACAAGAATGTATCCGCGCCCCGCGCCACTTCTAATCGCTCGACCGTGCCGGTCTCCGACACCTTCAAGCAGTTCATCTCGAGCGAATGGGCCGAGCACACCGAGTCCGAACCGCGTTCGCGCGAGCAGGCTGCGTGGGCGGCGGCACGCCGGGCTCGCATCTCGGCGCTGTACGCGGGTAAGCGGCTGATCATCCCCGCCGGCGCGGCGAAGGTGCGCTCGAACGACACCGACTACGCCTACCGCGCACACTCCGCCTTCTCCCACCTCACGGGCTGGGCCGGCGACTCCGTCGCGGGCAGTGTGCTCGTGCTCGAGCCGACGGACGAAGGACACACCGCGACCCTCTATTTCCGCAAGGCGGCCGGGCGCGATTCCGACGAGTTCTACGCCAACCCGGAGATCGGCGAGTTCTGGACCGGCCCGCGCCCCTCCCTCGCACACGTCGCCACGGACCTCGGCCTCCTCACCGCCGACCTTGCCGCGTTCGGCGGAGTCCTGGACGCCGTCGATTCCGACACCATCATCCTGCGCGACGGCGACCGGGATCTCACCGACCAGATCGATGGTCGCCGACTGCTCTCGGCAGACGCCGACAGCCTCGAGAATGACGCCGACACCGAATTCGCCCGCGACCTCTCCGAACTCCGCCTGGTGAAGGATGACTACGAGATCGAACAGATGAGACGGGCGGTCGCGGCGACCAAGATGGGGTTCGACGACGTGATCGCGGATCGTGATGCGATCGTCGCCCACGAGCGAGGTGAGCGTCTCGTCGAGGGCACATTCAACCGCCGCGCCCGCGCCGAAGGCAATGCCGTCGGCTACGACACGATCGCCGCTTCAGGCCCTCACGCCTGCGTCCTGCACTGGACCCGTAACGACGGCGCGGTCGTACCCGGCGACCTGATCCTGATGGATGCCGGAATCGAACTCGACAGCCTGTACACCGCAGACATCACCCGCACGCTCCCCGTGAACGGCCGCTTCAGCGAGACCCAGCGGCTCGTCTACGAGGCTGTGCTCGAGGCGGCCGATGCCGCGTTCGCCATCGTGCGCCCGGGAATCCGGTTCCGTGAGATCCACGCGACGGCGATGGCGGTCATCGCCGCGAAGACGGCGGACTGGGGTTTCCTGCCGGTGAGCGCCGAGGAGTCGCTGAAGCCGGAGAACCAGTTCCACCGGCGCTACATGGTCCACGGCACCTCGCATCACCTCGGCCTGGACGTGCACGACTGCGCCCAGGCGCGGCGCGACCTCTATCTCGATGGCGTTCTAGAACCAGGCATGGTCTTCACCATCGAACCTGGCCTCTATTTCCAGCCCGACGACCTCACCGTGCCGGAGGAGTTTCGCGGAATCGGTGTGCGCATCGAAGACAACATCCTCGTCACCGAGGCCGGCGCAGAGAACCTGTCCGTCGGCATCCCCCGCACCGTGGATGACGTGGAGGCCTGGCTGCGCTGAGCGACGGGCCCGTATCGCCCGGCGTCCGATCCGCGACGGATTGCGGACAGTCCGGGGCGGCATGCCCGCCCGTCCATCCGGACCGGATGGGCCCGCGCGAGGCGGGGTGTGCCCTCAGGAGGTGCGCGAGAGCACGTCCTGGGCTTTCGTGAGCAGGTTGGGGTCGACGACGATCTCGTATCGGCTCGCGAGCACCTGGTGGGTGGAGGTGAAGTCGCGGGTGCGGCGCGTGACTGCGGTGGCGGCGATCCCGAAGAGGGCTCCGAAACCGGCGCCGATGATGATCGCCGCGATCACATACTGCAGAACGGTGCCGGTGCCGCCGAAGGTGAATAGCACGCCGATGAAGAGTCCGAACCAGGCGCCGCTGGCCGCTCCGGCACCAGCGGCCCGTCCGTAGGTGAGCTTGCCGGTGACCCGCTCGACGGTCTTCAAATCGCTGCCGACGATGGAGACCTGTTTGACCGGGAAGTCGGCTTTGGCCAGGCGATCGACCACGGCCTGGGCCTCGAAGTAGGTGTCGTAGGTGCCGAGCACGTCGCCCTTCGGCAGGGTCGGGATGAGACGGCCGCGGGGTGCGAGAGGGCTTTGGTTGGTCATGCCCCCATTATCCTCTCCCCCCATTCGGAAGGTCTAAGTTAGACCTGTGAGCGCCGCAAGAGTCTTCGTCGCCCGACTTGCCGGGTGCTCCGTTTTCGACCCCGCCGGCGACAAGGTGGGCCGCGTTCGCGATGTGCTCGTCGTCTACCGCCAGAAGGAACCGCCGCGAGTCGTCGGACTGATCGTGGAGGTGCCCGGCAAGCGCCGGGTGTTCCTGTCGATCGGTCGCGTCACGAGCTTCGTATCCGGCCAGGTGATCACCACCGGACTCATCAATCTTCGCCGCTTCGAACAGCGCGGCGGTGAGGTACGGGTGATCGCAGAGATGCTGGGCCGCGAGGTGACCCTCGTCGACAAATCGGGCGGCGCGACGATCGAGGATGTGGCGATCGAAGAGAGTGGTCCGGGCGAGTGGGCGGTCAGCGAGCTCTTCCTGCGCCGGCCGAAGACGAGTTCGTCCCCCTTCGCCAAGGGCCAGACCGTGTTCTCCCCCTGGGCTGGCATGCGGGAGCGCTCCACCGGCGAGGCGCAGTCCGCCACCCAGCTTCTCGCCACCTACGAAGACCTCCTGCCCGCCGACCTCGCGAACGCGATGCTCGACCTGCCGGAACAGCGGATGCTGGAGGTCGCTGAGGAGATGAGCGACGAGCGCCTCGCGGATGTGCTCGAGGAGATGCCGGAGAGCGAGCAGGTCGACATCCTCAACCAGCTCGATGACGACCGCGCCGCCGACGTGCTCGACCAGATGCAGCCGGATGACGCGGCCGACCTGATCGCGCAGCTCAGCGACGAGCGGGGCGAGGTGCTCCTCGACCTCATGCAGCCCGAAGAGGCCGAAGACGTGCGCATGCTGCTCGCCTACGCACCCGACACCGCCGGCGGACTCATGACACCGGAGCCGATCATCGTGTCGGCCGACGCCACCGTCGCGGAGGGCCTTGCGCTCATCCGGCGCCACGAGCTGGCCCCGGCGCTCGGTGCGGCGGTGTGTGTGACTCTGCCGCCCTACGAACCGCCGACCGGTAGATTCCTCGGAATGGTGCATTTCCAGCGGATGCTGCGTTACCCACCGATGGAACGGCTCGGCACCCTGCTCGACCAGAAGCTCGAGCCGGTGAAGGCGAGTGCCTCCGCCGCTGAGGTCGCCAGGACTCTCGCCAGCTACAACCTGGTCTCGCTTCCCGTTGTCGACGACAACCACCGACTGGTCGGGGTGGTGACCATTGACGATGTCCTCGACTACCTCCTGCCCGATGACTGGCGAAGTCACGACGACGATCCCGAGCCGGCGAATGCCGACACCAGCACCATCCCCGTAATCGCTTCTGCCGGAAGGAGGTCGCCAAGTGGCCCGTCGTTCTGATTCGCTCGATACGCCGAAGGGCCTGCGCAACCGATTCGTGCCCCGGATGGGTGGGCGCGACCGGGTAGGGCGCTTCTCCGAGGGGTTCGCCCGCGCCATGGGCACCTCGTACTTCCTCGTGGGAATGACCGCCTTCGTCGTCGCCTGGCTCGCTTTCAACAGCTACGCGCCGACCGGCTCGCAGTTCGACCCGATCAAGACGAACTTCACCCTCCTCACGTTGATCCTCTCGCTGCAGGCCTCGTATGCCGCTCCGCTCATCCTGTTGGCCCAGAACCGCCAGGACGACCGCGACCGGGTGCAGTTCGAGCAGGATCGGCAGCGCGCCGAACGCAATCTCGCCGACACGGAATACCTCGCCCGCGAGGTCGTCTCGTTGCGATTGGCCGTGCGAGAACTCGCCTCGAAAGACTTCATCCGGGCCGAGCTTCGAGCGCTGCTCGAAGAACTCGAGAAGGAACGCAAGCCCGACGGGGCCGCCGGTTGAGCGACGCCATCGGCCTCGACGAACGTGTGCGTGACGCTCTCTCCCGGGTGATCGACCCCGAGATCCGCAAGCCGATCACCGAACTCGACATGATCGGTGGCGTCACGAGTGGCCCGGGCGGCTCCGTCACCGTCGGGCTCACACTGACGATCGTCGGATGCCCCGCCGCCGACACCATCGAACGCGATGTGAGAGAGGCCGCGGCATCCGTCGAGGGCGTCACCACCGTGACGGTGAATGTCAGCATCATGACGCGGGAGCAGCGCACCGCTCTCACCGAGAAGCTGCGCGGCGGGCGGTCGCGCGAGCTGCAGTTCGGACCGCAGAATCTCACCCGGATCATCGCCATCACGAGCGGCAAGGGCGGCGTGGGCAAGTCGACGATCACTGCCAACCTCGCTGTCGCTCTCGCCGCGCGCGGACTGGCTGTCGGACTCGTCGACGCGGATGTCTTCGGGTTCTCGATCCCGGGCATCCTCGGTCTCACCGGAGCGAAGCCCACAAAGGTGGGAGAGATGATCCTGCCGCCGATCAACTACGGCGTGAAAGTGATCTCGATCGGCATGTTCGTCGAAGACAATGCCGCGGTGTCCTGGCGCGGACCGATGCTGCACCGAACGATCCAGCAATTCCTCACCGATGTGTACTTCGGTGACCTCGACGTGCTTCTGCTCGACCTCCCGCCGGGCACCGGCGACGTGGCGATCTCGCTCGGCCAGCTGCTCCCCCACGCCGACGTCATCGTGGTGACCACCCCCCAGGGTGCCGCGGCGGAGGTCGCCGAACGCAGTGCGACCGTCGCGCGCCAGACCGGCCAGCGGGTGATCGGAGTCATCGAGAACATGGCGGGACTCGTTCAACCCGACGGCAGCGTGCTCGAACTCTTCGGTTCGGGAGGCGGTGCGGATGTCGCGGCACGACTGTCCGCGGGGCAGGACTATCCCGTGCCGGTGCTCGCCGCCGTGCCGCTCAGCATCTCACTGCGCGAGGGTGGTGACGCCGGAGTGCCCATCGTGCTCTCGGACCCGCTGGACGCGGCATCCGTGGCGATCCTGTCGGTGGCCGACCATCTCGCGCGCGGGGGTCGTGGACTCGCGGGCCGCAAGCTGGGCTTTACCGTAACCTGACCGGCCGGCGACGACCGACGGGGGTGTCGCGGCGGCTCAGACCTCGCGGGTCGGCGCCTGGCGGTATCCGTCGCGAAGGCTCACGACGACAGCGGAGGCGATGCCCCACACGGAGAGAACGGCGATGGCGGCGGGAACGATGACGGCGTACATGATGACCTCGGGTTGTAGCTGCGAATGATTGATTGGTTCCATTCCACACCTCTTCTCTCTGAAGCACAATCAAATAGAAATGGACCAACTGTGTAGTCTGGCTACATGGATGTGCATCGCCTCGAACTGCTCAGGGAACTCGCCGAGCGGGGAAGCATCACCGCCGTCGCCCAGGCCACAAACCGCACGGTCTCGGCGGTCTCACAGCAGCTGAAGGTGCTGGAGCGCGAGGCCGGCCTTCCCCTCACCGAGCGCTCAGGGCGTGGCATCGTGCTGACCGGAGCCGGCCGGATGCTCGCCCAGACCGCGACGGATGTCGCGATCGCCCTCGAGCGCGCCGATGCCGTGTGGAAGGAATTCACTCTCTCCCCCCGCGGCGAGGTCACCCTGACCACCTTCCCCACCGGAGGGCAGATGCTGCTGCCCGGTCTCCTCGACGCGGTCGCCGCGATCCCCGATCTCACGCTCATCGCGAGCGACCAGGATCCGCTCCACCCCGACTTCGCCGACCTCACCCCCGACTTCGACATCGTCATCGCCGATGCGCCCGGTCTGATGCCGTCCTGGCGCGAACGCGGCCTCGCCGTCGTGAAGCTGATGGACGAGCCACTGGACATCGCATTGCCGGAGGGTCATCCCCTTGCAGCCAAAGCGAGCCTCTCGGCGAAGGACCTCGTGGATGTCACCTGGATCGGTGTGCCCCTCGGCTTCCCCTACGACCGCATCCTGCGCCAGCTGGAGGCCATCACTGGCGTTCCGGCGACCATCGGGCAACGATTCCTCGACAACGGCATCGTCGAGGCCCTGGTGGCGACAGGGCATGGCATCGCGATCCTG
It encodes:
- a CDS encoding magnesium transporter MgtE N-terminal domain-containing protein translates to MSAARVFVARLAGCSVFDPAGDKVGRVRDVLVVYRQKEPPRVVGLIVEVPGKRRVFLSIGRVTSFVSGQVITTGLINLRRFEQRGGEVRVIAEMLGREVTLVDKSGGATIEDVAIEESGPGEWAVSELFLRRPKTSSSPFAKGQTVFSPWAGMRERSTGEAQSATQLLATYEDLLPADLANAMLDLPEQRMLEVAEEMSDERLADVLEEMPESEQVDILNQLDDDRAADVLDQMQPDDAADLIAQLSDERGEVLLDLMQPEEAEDVRMLLAYAPDTAGGLMTPEPIIVSADATVAEGLALIRRHELAPALGAAVCVTLPPYEPPTGRFLGMVHFQRMLRYPPMERLGTLLDQKLEPVKASASAAEVARTLASYNLVSLPVVDDNHRLVGVVTIDDVLDYLLPDDWRSHDDDPEPANADTSTIPVIASAGRRSPSGPSF
- a CDS encoding ABC transporter ATP-binding protein, translating into MTAVIEVENLTKRYRGVTAVDAATFAVEENTICGLLGRNGAGKTTMMQLLTGQEFATSGSISIFGESPVENAAVLQNICFIKEGQRYPEDFRPRHVFASAPWFFANWDAEFAEQLIEEFRVPLNRRIKKLSRGQVSAIGVVVGLASRAPLTFFDEPYLGLDAVARQLFYDRLLGDYVEHPRTVVLSTHLIDEVSNLLEHVLVIDEGRVIIDEDAETLRGSATNVVGPKASVDAFLAGREILHRDGIGGLASATVEGFSAQDRLEATAAGLELAPVSLQQLIIRRTSSSEKEFEAAS
- a CDS encoding LysR family transcriptional regulator, with amino-acid sequence MDVHRLELLRELAERGSITAVAQATNRTVSAVSQQLKVLEREAGLPLTERSGRGIVLTGAGRMLAQTATDVAIALERADAVWKEFTLSPRGEVTLTTFPTGGQMLLPGLLDAVAAIPDLTLIASDQDPLHPDFADLTPDFDIVIADAPGLMPSWRERGLAVVKLMDEPLDIALPEGHPLAAKASLSAKDLVDVTWIGVPLGFPYDRILRQLEAITGVPATIGQRFLDNGIVEALVATGHGIAILPRFTTRDHENGLVTRPLAGIRSTRQISALMRPDRAERPSVRLVVRALQKVASGVAAQHQG
- a CDS encoding Mrp/NBP35 family ATP-binding protein, whose product is MSDAIGLDERVRDALSRVIDPEIRKPITELDMIGGVTSGPGGSVTVGLTLTIVGCPAADTIERDVREAAASVEGVTTVTVNVSIMTREQRTALTEKLRGGRSRELQFGPQNLTRIIAITSGKGGVGKSTITANLAVALAARGLAVGLVDADVFGFSIPGILGLTGAKPTKVGEMILPPINYGVKVISIGMFVEDNAAVSWRGPMLHRTIQQFLTDVYFGDLDVLLLDLPPGTGDVAISLGQLLPHADVIVVTTPQGAAAEVAERSATVARQTGQRVIGVIENMAGLVQPDGSVLELFGSGGGADVAARLSAGQDYPVPVLAAVPLSISLREGGDAGVPIVLSDPLDAASVAILSVADHLARGGRGLAGRKLGFTVT
- a CDS encoding GntR family transcriptional regulator, coding for MDDSRPIFLQIAEQVENDIIAGLVAEVSQVPSTNEFAAFYRINPATALKGVNLLVDAGVIYKKRGIGMFVVAGARERLMSRRRDEFLVEFVRPLIAEASKLGITPGQLSSMIETSMFHTDGAGTGPVDREGTK
- a CDS encoding DUF1003 domain-containing protein translates to MARRSDSLDTPKGLRNRFVPRMGGRDRVGRFSEGFARAMGTSYFLVGMTAFVVAWLAFNSYAPTGSQFDPIKTNFTLLTLILSLQASYAAPLILLAQNRQDDRDRVQFEQDRQRAERNLADTEYLAREVVSLRLAVRELASKDFIRAELRALLEELEKERKPDGAAG
- a CDS encoding aminopeptidase P family protein, translated to MADKNVSAPRATSNRSTVPVSDTFKQFISSEWAEHTESEPRSREQAAWAAARRARISALYAGKRLIIPAGAAKVRSNDTDYAYRAHSAFSHLTGWAGDSVAGSVLVLEPTDEGHTATLYFRKAAGRDSDEFYANPEIGEFWTGPRPSLAHVATDLGLLTADLAAFGGVLDAVDSDTIILRDGDRDLTDQIDGRRLLSADADSLENDADTEFARDLSELRLVKDDYEIEQMRRAVAATKMGFDDVIADRDAIVAHERGERLVEGTFNRRARAEGNAVGYDTIAASGPHACVLHWTRNDGAVVPGDLILMDAGIELDSLYTADITRTLPVNGRFSETQRLVYEAVLEAADAAFAIVRPGIRFREIHATAMAVIAAKTADWGFLPVSAEESLKPENQFHRRYMVHGTSHHLGLDVHDCAQARRDLYLDGVLEPGMVFTIEPGLYFQPDDLTVPEEFRGIGVRIEDNILVTEAGAENLSVGIPRTVDDVEAWLR
- a CDS encoding general stress protein, with product MTNQSPLAPRGRLIPTLPKGDVLGTYDTYFEAQAVVDRLAKADFPVKQVSIVGSDLKTVERVTGKLTYGRAAGAGAASGAWFGLFIGVLFTFGGTGTVLQYVIAAIIIGAGFGALFGIAATAVTRRTRDFTSTHQVLASRYEIVVDPNLLTKAQDVLSRTS
- a CDS encoding TetR/AcrR family transcriptional regulator, encoding MTVAAPTPVIAAISPAGRAPAFADSHERIIEAGYRLFCRRAIRDVAMDEVVLASGVAKATLYRHFPTKDDLVLAILKRRETDWTFGIVDSGARSLSDQPEGRLLAIFDVFDGWFQRDDFEACTFVKVILEMGMDHPLGRASSAHLATIGTVVSGFAAEAGLTDPEEFARVWFILMKGCIVQAAAGDPRAARRARAMGELVIAANRAAVKG